A window of Periophthalmus magnuspinnatus isolate fPerMag1 chromosome 21, fPerMag1.2.pri, whole genome shotgun sequence genomic DNA:
CGTCTGACTCTGTGATTTCTGATGGGACGCATTCTGCTGAGATTTCTTGAGCTCCTCGCGTCCCATTGGCTCGATGATGGCCCCTAGCTGTGTCACCACTTTGGCCTGGGTGACCTTCTTGACAGTTTTTTCACTGTTCCACGTCCTTCCCAGTGGACAGCGTATTGTGCTTTCGAACTGCGTGTGGTTGTCGAAAGGAAACGGGAGACTGCTAACTTGGTGCGGGGTGATACTTTTGTCCCTTTGTTCTGACATGATCACCTCTGGAAGTTTTGAATCTTTACGTTGTACAACTGGCCCAGTTTTGATTCTAAACTTTCTACGTTTATTTTTTGACGGCTTCAATCCCAGCCCACCCCATTCGCCCCATCCTGGGAGAGTCAAGTCGATCACTTTTGGTTTCCCAGCTGCTTCCTGTTTCCGTTTTTCTTTTAGGAAGTCAGAAACAACATCATCCCCTGCGAACGCTTCTTTGATAAGCCCACGCTGGTGTATTTCATCCTCCAGATCCtcctcttctgcttcttctgtcGTGAATTTCAGTGGGACATTTACAACTTTCGCCTCTTTCGTCAGAACTTCTTTCAATTCGATATTGCGTTTTCTCTTTTTAGCTTTTTTGGGTGATGGTTCTTTTGTGGTTTCTTCCAGCTGTACGATTTCAGTCACATCGTCTTTGATATTTTCAGACATTTCCAGATCTAGATTTTCTGCATCCTCAAATGTCTGAATCCTCGTAAGACCTTCAACTAGTGGCATTGAGTTGTCCACAATAAGTTCTTCTGGCTTCTCCTTCAACCCACGTATAATAGACGTAAACTCTGACAACTCATCTTCAGCAAcgacatcctcctcctcttcctcatcctgGTCGGCCATTTGGTTTTCTTCCTCTTTACGCCTTTGACGCCTATTTTCAAATTCTCTCAGCAATGCTTCTTCTTCattcacctcctcttcctcttcagacGACTCCTCTATCACAACCGCTTCATCCACCATCATAGatattttctcttcttcttgttcttcttctgtaaGTTTTCCTCTCATCCATGGATTTGCCACATTTTCAGCTTTTTCTGCGTCGTTCACAAAATCCGGCAGAACCTCCTCtgttccttcctcttcctcgttgtcctcctcctcatcgtTATTCAAAGCCGTGACCACCTTTTGTGTGAGGTCTTTGTTCAGTTCTAGCTGCTGCTGCATCGCCTTCCTCGCGTCTTCGTCGTACTTTGCCATAATAGCTTTCGACTTGGCCCATTTCCCGCTGTTCTGGTGCTTGAGCGACATCCTTTCTTGCATCCGCGCCATTTCTAACTTTTTCAACTCCTCTAGAGCCGCTTCGGGATTGGTCTTTACCATCTCGTCAAACTGCTTTAACATCTCTTTGCGCTTCGCCTTATTGTGAACTTTGTGGTACTTTTTGCTTTTGATTTTCCGCTCTCGACGTGCTTTAGCCTCATAGTATGATTGGAGAGCTCTGGATTTTTGGAGTTCAGCCCTGCGGATTTTGGCTTCCTCCAAACTCATAGCTTTGATGGATTCCTCTTCAGCGGGGGTGAGAACAGGGTTGTGTATGGGTTGTTTGTTGGCGTTGAGTAGAGCAAAAATCTCCTGTTCTAGTGGTGTACGGGCTTTCCATGCAGTCACCACATGTTCCATGGGTTTGGGCCCTGAGGGTTCCTGGTTCAATGGGAAAAGCAGCTGTTCGGCACGCTGGTTCTGCTTGATCACGCTCTTCCACTTAGACACCTCATCCGACACTTTCTGAAAGGCGATGTCTCGGTGAATGCGCTCCGTCTCCTGTCTgtaatgaagaaaagaaaactattaaataaaaaaaaaaaactgctttataataatttatctgCCAACTTCAATGCTCAACTCAAACACATGTAGGAATATAagaattaataaaaaagtattacagtgcttaaaaaaaataaaataaaataaaataaatatatatatatatatatatatatatatatatatatatatatatatatatatatatatatatatatatatatatatatatatatataacaaatgaaacacattaTTGGTCTCAAGatttaaaatataacaataataatggcaCTATAAGCGTGGCCGGGCAATTCTacggaaaaaaagtaaaatattgaaCCATACAATGTGAGGGAGGGCTACACAATTTTACAACCAAACAATGGATGTGGATGAAGTACTGAattttgttaattaagtaaaagatATAGAGATAAATagattttcatgtgatacttttatttgagtaactttttaagtaaaagtatttaagtacccgtttaaaagtgtactttaagagtaaaaatatttcacacaggtgttgttaatttgtttaacTGTTAAATGAAGTCATATTTATCAAAAACgatttttaagtttttcttatgaattttgagtatttatttttgtttgctcaaagctgttggctgaacttgaaaacttaaaTCAtactaaaaatgttttttacttttcagtctagttaaaaatgtagtggagtagaaagtagataTACCTCCTCCCAAATGtagttgagtaaaagtaaaaagtatacactgtaaaatgtacttaagtaaagtacagatacctaaaaattctacttaagtacagtacttcactacttatactacattaccttccaccactgcaacaAAATGATATCAAACTGCAATTTTTCTGCGAAGCATTCAAATTGTGAATACATTTGAGATTTGTGCAATAGTAAGATTTTGTTGAGAATTTATATCTGGGAGAAGCCTAACTGGCgcaagaatcacatgcattgACCATGTACCATATCtagaagtctaaactacagggtaaaCAAGATTGTTTGCAGAGGAatgatgttattaaaaaaaaaaagtgtttatcGCCTTTTACTTTGACTATTTGAATTGTGATTTCGATGTTTATGTGATAAAGGTTGTGGCCCTACTAtgagattaataataaagttcaAAGAAAAATGATACTGTCCTTTAGTAGTCAATGATAGGTCTGTCAAAAAATAGATaactaaaacaaagtaaaatttaAGCAGGTCAATATGCTTTCTTTAACAGACCTTGTATGAACAAGAACACAAACTATAGAAACTATTATTAAGATACCATCAGCTCATTAAAGTGGGGTACTGTGTAATTAGGTTGTACTCTTTGATAATaagaaatcactttttttttctacgTTTTGTCTGTTACTTCCTTATTTCTGCATTAGTACTATCCATCTGAAACATGTTCCAGAGCTTAGGTGCTTTAAACACTAGTTACCTGGAAAGTGGAGTGTCGAGTGTCTTGCGGCCCCGCTGGAGGGTCTCGATCTGCTTCTGGGCCTTCTTGGTGGCAGTGGGGATGAGGTCTGACAGCTCGATCTTTGATCCCTCTCCTACAGCGTTCACGCCGAACTCGGACACTTGGATCACTGCTTCGGACCTCTCCTCCAGACGCGTGCTCCGGTGCCCACCTCCCATGGAACTGATGGCTTGGACCAACTTGTTTCTTTTGCGTTCATCCTCCTCGTTTGCCTCCTCTTCATCTGCGCTTATCTCCGGGTTCaaatcctcctcctccccgtcATCATCGTCGTAGCGAACTGCCCCAGAAACAGCCGTAAAATCCTCGGTTTCCTCTTGCATTTCACCCGAAGAGTCGCCGTTCGTTTCTTGGCGCTTTTTAACCTTTTTGCCCTTCTTCACCTTCATTTTACCTACTTTTTTCTTCATAACTTTGGCCATGCTGCAGCAGACACACTGATCCAAAACGACTGTACACACGTGTGCCGCAAAGCAAGCTGCACTGCCGTAAACCCCGGACTTGCCGTAGTAAAGGCAAAGTCGCAAAAtgctttctttttcctcttttttccacACTTAAACGCAAATACAGCGAATAACGATGATTCAGAGTCGagtatttacacacacacttttacgTCAACGATAATTGTTCACAATTTagtaattataatttatttttatgcattattatttatagtTCACatttaagaatacatttttttaaactaatgGAATCAAAATTTGagcctattatttatttattatttgttgaaACTCCCATTTTATAccgtaaaaatgtaaattgttgTAGTTCCGCTGCTGTCATGTGACCTGTCATTCACAACATCAGGCCAAGATGGCGGCGGCGACTTCAGTTTTTCACAGAGTCAGAACAGGCTCCAAAATAGGCGCCCAATACGATCAGGATGGAAATATTATCCAGGTACATCCGTATATGTTATTGTATTATTCAAATGATACCCGAAAAAGATAAAGGTTAAGAAAAAATAGGCCTTAAATGGCTGTTAAGGAGGGCAACATTTGGAGCAATCTACAGAGCAAGCTAACTGACAGAGCCTCTAGTTTGTTCCTTTCAAAATATTATCAATCAGtctaaatgaaatattttaaaagcattCATATACACAAGCTTTGTGTACACTTAAGACGTTTAAAGGGGCTTTTAAGTGCATTTGAATCTAGTACCAAAGCAGTTTAGTTTGGTGTATTGAATGGGAAAATAATTAACATATTCGGAACAAggaacactaaaccaggactagaactttAAAGGTGagctacgtaacttttctgatggatgaTCTTCCTACCTGAtgttgtccatggagatgttattgctttgcctggaatgtttctcagtgtggtgttaaacttatctatcttgcatttgtttaaCTACACtaaacagatgtttttatttttcagaaatgcatgcattcttactttgatcAGGATTACCTATCCACAGATCCAACTCGTGACTTGGCCTGTTTGTGCCACCTacttttctccatagagacaaatatgtttaatgctatactgtggaagatgtcaggcaaagcagtaacatatcCGTGGAAGTGGTGGATTGAAAGTTATATAGTACACTTTTAACCAGGATTAATTAAGATGTATTTtatccaagactaaaccatatCTTAACCATAAGGACTTTATCATGATTAAAACAaggccaaaacaggactaatccacATCTAACACAGGGGTGAATCCAAGACCAAACCAGTATTTAAATAAGATATGTTCAGGGCTTGTAAATGTGAGAAGTACAGATCTCATCCATCCCGCTCTTGTGACAGGTGGAGACCCGAGAGGATGAGGAGCAGAGTGTTAAACTGGCTGAGATCTTGGAGCTGCTGTTGGCAGCCGGATATTTCAGAGCCAGAATTAAAGGGCTGTCACCTTTTGATAAGGTCTGGACAAAATGAACAATGATAtgtaatgcattagtcttatgtAGCACTTACAGACACTAAAAGTCACTTTACAATcccatgcattattcattcacgcCACACTATGTGGTGGTAAGATACAATTCTAGCCACACCTACCTTAGGGCAGAAgtgaagtgaggctgccaatctgccccaTCAGCTTCTCCACACACCACTTTCAAGGTaatgtgagtgaagtgtttTGTCTAGGGACACAAAGACAGTTTTGCCATTAGCTTCTCACTGTAACAGCTGATATTCCCAGCGAtctcccatccaaatactaaccagtcccagccttgcttagcttctgagatctgatgagataAGGCCCATTCCATTATATTCTCACTCCCATCAAATTggctaaataaagaaaaacattaatacAATAGGCAGCCCTGATGAAgaacatttgtcttttttatagttAAGACTCCCTGTTTCTCTTTGCAGGTGGTTGGAGGAATGACCTGGTGCATCACAACATGTAACTTTGATGTAGATGTAGATTTGCTTTTTCAGGAAAACTCCACTATCGGCCAAAAGATGTGAGTGCCCTGCTGTCTGAGTTATACTATACATGTGTTAAACATTATAGTACAAGGTTTTAACATTATATTTCAGCCCAAATATTCTTGTTTGTCTTAAAGTAGTTTGCTGTGTGTGATTCCAGAGCTCTCACAGAGAAAATCGTGTCTGTCTTGCCTAAAATGAAGTGTCCGCACCGGCTGGAACCACATCAAATCCAAGGCCTGGACTTTATACACATTTACCCTGTCATACAAGTGAGACATGGTTCTCAATGTACCCCAggaattttttttccccctcatgcTAAATCttaattattgtttgtttttttgttttgtttttttccccaaaaaaacaatataaaattggctttcagtattgatttcatgaacatGAACAAGACTCataatcagtgccatttaacacaaaaatagtaaAATTGACTGTTTAGATctcatgataaaaacaaaacaaaatattagacaTATTagatatacaaaaaaaaaaaaaaagacatgacGGAATCACTTTCATTCTATTGTGTTCaaaatgcagtactctgattgcaccatgtaacagaatacatttcaaaatacattttaatgcaagtACTCAGTATTCTCTGGCTAAATGCATTCTCAAGTATTCTTCCCCTCACTGATCACCCATTTGCTGTGTTTTTGCTTCTGAAGTGGCTGGTGAAACGTGCCATAGAGACTCGAGAGGAGATGGGTGACTATATCAGGGCCTATTCTATTTCACAGTTCAACAAAACTCACAAACTGCCAGAGGTAAGGGTGGattaaaaccaacattttttaaaatgttgtatggAATAATGTGCAATtccttaaaaaatgtaattgattgTTCCTCTTGTCTGTAGGATGTAGAGTTTGAACAGAGAAAAGGCAAAGCAGTAAAAACGGTTTTGGAAGTTTTGGTGAGTATTTAGTATTGTATTATCAGTCTCAATATTCAAATCTCACATTACGTATGATAGTAACCATCAGTTATAAAATAATGTGTAATATTATTGGTGGGGAGGCTCAGTGCTTCGTAGATGCTTCACTTAAAACATACAGAAAATTAAATcttactaaaaataaataaaaattgctcTTAGAATAATTTagttaacttaaaaacaaaaacaacttttaatcattgccatttaacaccaaaaatatgtcaaatgtctTCTTCCaaagtctgctccaaaccacatgcttttactgacacagAATTGGCTGTAGatttctccattaaaaagaccaaaaGTGATCATTGaaaattagaaatgactgaatctcggCAAGGaaatggcaacccaaatgagaaactCATGTGAGGcgcattctgctttctgactgtgttataatttagtgttttggttcacaagaaatgtattcaaacaacttggccatcatatCCAGTGTTTTGGTAATCAAGAAGAATTCACCATTAGAACTGTTACCAGAAAAAGCTGCATTTGATTTGAAAGTGTCTACGTAGACATTATATTAATTCTGTTTACCCTCTTCTTAACTATGCTGTGATGTTGCAGGATGTGTACAAACCACAGAGGAAGTACAGGAGACAAAGAGATGCAGCCGATTTGACCGATGAGGAGTCCAGGGTCCAATCCACTTTGCTGGAATATGGCAGGTCAGTACATgcattaaaaatgtttatatacTCTATATATTGACAGGCTGGATATCCAACAGAGGTACTGCTGTATAGGATTGTTTCACCTAACATATTCAATAaggttttagttttaaaattgaGGTGTAGAGTCAATCAGAATGGTAGAATTTACTGTTAATTAATATTTTGAAGAAAATTTTATTTGCACAATGTCTATTCTATCAGTATATTTGATCATAGATGGCTTCACAGAGCATAATATATTTCTGTATTATATAAAGTATCATATCTACTTTGACCCCTCTAACAAATGTTTTCACAAAATTAAATTCAGAAACTACCCATTTGAAACTATTAAAGTTCTATATCCTCGAGTCATTCTAACTATCTCATATTACTACACAAAATAATTTAGCCAGCTACATTCTTTCAAAAGTAAGGTccaatctgtgtttttttctgtaggaATGTCAGGATTGATTTACATTGCTGTAAATTGTGATTATGCATAGATGTCACAATACAATAGTAAGAACAATggcaaaatgtaatatttttgcatttgtttatctACTTCTGATACATTGCAAAACATATGATCTGATTATCTTTATTGAGAGAATATAGAAAATACTGCCCACCCCTACCTTGTGTTCTTGCCTCCTGAAGCTCTCTCTACATGCTTTTCTCAttctcatccctccatctcttccatTCCCCCTGTAGACAGACAAATCTGCCTTTCTTGTAAGTAACCCCCCCGCGTGTCATGTGTTGTGGACACACTTCAGGCATGATGGCTGCATACTGGATTTCTTTGATGGTCCATGTTGCTTATATTTGGCATGGCGTTTCATTGGTTGTGTGACTAGTTTTCTTTCCTTTtagttaatattaataatttatgtttaattcaaatatttttcagGAGGTATGGGTTCAGCAAACAGACCAAACAAGACAAAGTAAGTTCAAATGAAATATAAGGCTGTGCAATGATCTGCTAGTTTAAACAGTGCAATCACAATTTGGCTGTAatttaaactgtgtaacttttcagctggAGGGTTTGCctacttctctccatggagatgctattgctttgcctggattattCCACAGTACTCCACaatactccaccagaaaagttacatagtaacatagtgtacctttaaagttaagaaaattaaataaaaacaaatatgtattaaaatgGACAGTTTAGGATAAAATTAGGAGTGACAACTCAAATTAATGATTGGAATTTTGGATAATTCACAAGAcgtatgtattttattgttattgaaaATCCCAGATGGATTACTATAATGTTAAccatagtgtaatatggatTGTTTAGTTTGATGCTCTCACATAACTTTCTAATTGCCCAACTTTCTTCCCAACAGTATTGTAAAGCTGTTTGTATTTGATCGTGTTTATCAGGTGGATGGTCAGAAGACAGTGTCTGGTGTTTCTCCATCAGGAGCAGACatgtcagaggagcaggacctacaggaggtggaggaggtcagGGCTACACTCAGGACAGTACCTAGAGCACTGCAGTACTGTACACTTTTATTGGTCGTACCTGGGAGTCCTTGAATTCAGACCTTATTAGTACCAATTTGGCCTGCTGGTTTAGTTTAGAACTGGGtttatcctggtttataccttgtaaataaatcacattatCATGATGATGTAAAAATCattacacacataaacatactTTTACATTGATTTCTTAATGCTTTTGTTATGTTGCAATAATTTGGTGATGTCTTTTGTTTAGATGCGGATTAAAACCCTCATGACCAACATGGCTGCCATGGCGATAGAGGAGGTGTGTAGCCATCAATATATTGAACGAACTGTAAACCATGTTATGCCTTACTCTTGTATTATCACCGTTTTTACTGTCATTGATGTGTGTCCTGTGAAATGGCGTTTCTTCTAAATGTGTACATCTGTGAAACTAATTTCCATGTGGGGACCGTGAAGTAACACTGTATCCCTCTGTGAAAATGGACTCTTGCACGTCATGTTGTTGTTCCAGGGGAAGCTGACGGCCAGTGCAGTGGGGCAGATAGTAGGACTGCAGTCTGAGGAGATCAAGCAGATTGCCTCAGAATACAAGGAGAAGGTACGTGAAAGTCAAAGACTAATATATTTTGTCATTGCAATAGTCTTgctcataaaataaaaacgtaACACTCATTACAGCTCCAAATGTGAATTCACAAAACTATATACTAATAAgaatataattacaaataaatattatttcaaTATTAATATTGAAATCTTCTACACAGTTAAAattgttcatttaaatatgCTTTTATTGCTCACTTGAAAAACAATTAATTCCAAGATAAGTGGATAAGTtgatagacaggtttaatgtcttattgtgcaacattccaggtaaagcaataacatcaccatggagatgagcagatttacaactgaaaagttacataatgcacctttaaattgtttGACTAATTGTTCTATAGATTTAGTTATAGATGATATTTTAGTGAACTGAGGCTGAGACAAAACTAAATAGTCACTGAAATGGTGCACATACTGTATATTGAATAACATGAGTCTGTATTGTGTGACCACAtactgttgtgttgttttcccACAGCAGAGTGAGCTGTCGTCAGAGGAGCTGTCAGAGCGGTATGGGCCCTTACAGCAGCACCGGCGAGCTGTGGCCTCACTGCACAAACAGATCCAGCAGAGGAGCAAGGCACTGGAGGAGGTTAGGGCAGACACATGTGTACTGTACAACCAACTCATTCTGcactatggagatgtttatgCATTTGTTATGTTTACAGCTGCAAGCCAAACACGAAGAGGCGAAAGCCAGCTGTGATGAGGCCAAGAGAAAACTTACAGAGGTAAAAGCAGTCACAGACACTCAAATTCATTGTTACACAAATCTGATATTCTGTGTATAATGATAGCTCTCAATTTATTGTGCCCCTTATGCCCCTTAAAACGATCTCTTGGAGACTGGACCaatcaattcactttacattgaaaaactgtcatgtGTAACTgcagcagtgagcctcatcattttggtcttaaaatgttcatattgacccc
This region includes:
- the ccdc93 gene encoding coiled-coil domain-containing protein 93 isoform X2; amino-acid sequence: MAAATSVFHRVRTGSKIGAQYDQDGNIIQVETREDEEQSVKLAEILELLLAAGYFRARIKGLSPFDKVVGGMTWCITTCNFDVDVDLLFQENSTIGQKIALTEKIVSVLPKMKCPHRLEPHQIQGLDFIHIYPVIQWLVKRAIETREEMGDYIRAYSISQFNKTHKLPEDVEFEQRKGKAVKTVLEVLDVYKPQRKYRRQRDAADLTDEESRVQSTLLEYGRRYGFSKQTKQDKVDGQKTVSGVSPSGADMSEEQDLQEVEEMRIKTLMTNMAAMAIEEGKLTASAVGQIVGLQSEEIKQIASEYKEKQSELSSEELSERYGPLQQHRRAVASLHKQIQQRSKALEELQAKHEEAKASCDEAKRKLTEVTEESSRLEKELLTLEEMEKSADPTVLEKLRSLVTMNDSLKQQEHEFKTHCREEMTRLQEDIEKLKTASGQDNEEEKERNQLIDQQHSAEREKLQKIRMLMARRNREIAILQRKIDEVPSRAELTQYQKRFIELYSQVSATHKETKQFFTLYNTLDDKKLYLEKEANLLNSIHDNFQQAMSSAGAKEQFLRQMEQIVEGIKQSRIKMEKKKQENKMRRDQLNDEYLELLDKQRLYFKTVKDFKEECRKNEMLLSKLQSKGAS
- the si:dkey-251i10.3 gene encoding U3 small nucleolar RNA-associated protein 14 homolog A; the encoded protein is MAKVMKKKVGKMKVKKGKKVKKRQETNGDSSGEMQEETEDFTAVSGAVRYDDDDGEEEDLNPEISADEEEANEEDERKRNKLVQAISSMGGGHRSTRLEERSEAVIQVSEFGVNAVGEGSKIELSDLIPTATKKAQKQIETLQRGRKTLDTPLSRQETERIHRDIAFQKVSDEVSKWKSVIKQNQRAEQLLFPLNQEPSGPKPMEHVVTAWKARTPLEQEIFALLNANKQPIHNPVLTPAEEESIKAMSLEEAKIRRAELQKSRALQSYYEAKARRERKIKSKKYHKVHNKAKRKEMLKQFDEMVKTNPEAALEELKKLEMARMQERMSLKHQNSGKWAKSKAIMAKYDEDARKAMQQQLELNKDLTQKVVTALNNDEEEDNEEEEGTEEVLPDFVNDAEKAENVANPWMRGKLTEEEQEEEKISMMVDEAVVIEESSEEEEEVNEEEALLREFENRRQRRKEEENQMADQDEEEEEDVVAEDELSEFTSIIRGLKEKPEELIVDNSMPLVEGLTRIQTFEDAENLDLEMSENIKDDVTEIVQLEETTKEPSPKKAKKRKRNIELKEVLTKEAKVVNVPLKFTTEEAEEEDLEDEIHQRGLIKEAFAGDDVVSDFLKEKRKQEAAGKPKVIDLTLPGWGEWGGLGLKPSKNKRRKFRIKTGPVVQRKDSKLPEVIMSEQRDKSITPHQVSSLPFPFDNHTQFESTIRCPLGRTWNSEKTVKKVTQAKVVTQLGAIIEPMGREELKKSQQNASHQKSQSQTATNQKKAQPERRKKQAQKRKKHRE
- the ccdc93 gene encoding coiled-coil domain-containing protein 93 isoform X1 — protein: MAAATSVFHRVRTGSKIGAQYDQDGNIIQVETREDEEQSVKLAEILELLLAAGYFRARIKGLSPFDKVVGGMTWCITTCNFDVDVDLLFQENSTIGQKIALTEKIVSVLPKMKCPHRLEPHQIQGLDFIHIYPVIQWLVKRAIETREEMGDYIRAYSISQFNKTHKLPEDVEFEQRKGKAVKTVLEVLDVYKPQRKYRRQRDAADLTDEESRVQSTLLEYGRQTNLPFLRYGFSKQTKQDKVDGQKTVSGVSPSGADMSEEQDLQEVEEMRIKTLMTNMAAMAIEEGKLTASAVGQIVGLQSEEIKQIASEYKEKQSELSSEELSERYGPLQQHRRAVASLHKQIQQRSKALEELQAKHEEAKASCDEAKRKLTEVTEESSRLEKELLTLEEMEKSADPTVLEKLRSLVTMNDSLKQQEHEFKTHCREEMTRLQEDIEKLKTASGQDNEEEKERNQLIDQQHSAEREKLQKIRMLMARRNREIAILQRKIDEVPSRAELTQYQKRFIELYSQVSATHKETKQFFTLYNTLDDKKLYLEKEANLLNSIHDNFQQAMSSAGAKEQFLRQMEQIVEGIKQSRIKMEKKKQENKMRRDQLNDEYLELLDKQRLYFKTVKDFKEECRKNEMLLSKLQSKGAS